In Phaseolus vulgaris cultivar G19833 chromosome 10, P. vulgaris v2.0, whole genome shotgun sequence, a single genomic region encodes these proteins:
- the LOC137818350 gene encoding probable inactive purple acid phosphatase 29 yields MISSKGNVFGTKGRRGLDFMVLVLTVSWFCLTAIRVSAATQADPPSPQQNQKLRFGQNGEFKILQVADMHYANGKITPCLNVLPSQNFSCSDLNTTAFINRMIQAEKPNLIVFTGDNIFGYDSMDSVKSLEAAFAPAIASNIPWVAVLGNHDQEGTLSRGGVMKHIVGMKNTLSKLNPPEVHSIDGFGNYNLEVGGVEGSGFENKSVLNLYFLDSGDYSKVSSISGYDWIKPSQQLWFQQTSAKLKKAYTSGPMPQKDAAPGLTYFHIPLPEYAIFDSSNMIGVKLEPDGDGISSASVNSGFFSTLVSAGDVKAVFTGHDHLNDFCGKIKNIQLCYAGGFGYHAYGKAGWSRRARVVVASLEKTEKGGWGDVKSIKTWKRLDDQHLTGIDGEVLWSKSSPGT; encoded by the exons ATGATTTCAAGTAAAGGAAATGTGTTTGGCACCAAGGGGAGAAGGGGTTTGGATTTCATGGTTTTGGTGTTAACAGTGTCGTGGTTTTGTTTGACTGCTATACGTGTCTCAGCTGCAACACAAGCAGACCCCCCATCACCTCAACAGAACCAAAAGCTAAGGTTTGGCCAAAATGGAGAATTCAAGATATTGCAGGTGGCAGATATGCACTATGCAAATGGCAAGATCACACCTTGCTTGAATGTGCTCCCTTCTCAGAATTTTTCTTGCTCTGACCTCAATACCACTGCCTTTATTAACAGAATGATCCAAGCTGAGAAGCCCAATCTTATTGTCTTCACTG GAGACAATATCTTTGGCTATGATTCCATGGATTCGGTTAAATCATTGGAAGCTGCATTTGCTCCTGCAATTGCATCAAACATTCCTTGGGTAGCTGTTTTGGGCAACCATGACCAGGAAGGAACCCTCTCTAGGGGAGGGGTGATGAAGCATATTGTTGGGATGAAAAACACCTTATCCAAATTAAATCCTCCAGAAGTACATAGCATTGATGGTTTTGGGAACTATAACTTGGAGGTTGGAGGAGTTGAAGGCTCtggttttgaaaataaatcagtgcTCAACCTATACTTTCTTGATAGTGGAGATTATTCCAAAGTTTCTTCAATTTCTGGTTATGATTGGATCAAGCCCTCCCAGCAACTTTGGTTCCAACAAACATCTGCAAAGCTTAAG AAAGCATATACAAGTGGACCAATGCCCCAGAAAGATGCTGCTCCTGGTCTTACATATTTCCACATCCCTCTGCCAGAATATGCTATTTTTGACTCATCAAACATGATAGGTGTGAAACTGGAACCGGATGGCGATGGCATTAGCTCTGCTTCTGTGAACTCTGGCTTCTTCTCAACCTTGGTTTCAGCAGGAGATGTGAAGGCAGTTTTCACTGGCCATGATCACCTGAATGACTTCTGCGGAAAGATTAAGAATATACAACTTTGTTATGCTGGGGGATTTGGATACCATGCTTATGGAAAGGCGGGGTGGTCTAGGAGAGCAAGAGTGGTGGTAGCTAGCTTGGAGAAAACGGAGAAAGGAGGTTGGGGAGATGTTAAGTCAATTAAAACATGGAAACGCCTTGATGATCAGCATCTTACTGGAATTGATGGCGAGGTCCTGTGGAGCAAGAGCTCTCCTG GTACCTAA
- the LOC137818349 gene encoding chlorophyll a-b binding protein 7, chloroplastic-like, translating to MASSCASSAIAAVAISTPSSKNGSLLGTAKASFLSGRKLKVNSLTAPVGARSSTTVCAVADPDRPLWFPGSTPPPWLDGSLPGDFGFDPLGLSSDPESLRWNVQAELVHCRWAMLGAAGIFIPEFLTKIGVLNTPSWYTAGELEYFTDTTTLFVVELFFIGWAEGRRWADIIKPGSVNTDPIFPNNKLTGTDVGYPGGLWFDPLGWGSGSPEKLKELRTKEIKNGRLAMLAVMGAWFQHIYTGTGPIDNLFAHLADPGHATIFAAFTPK from the exons ATGGCTTCCTCCTGTGCTTCCTCTGCCATTGCAGCTGTTGCCATCTCCACCCCAAG TTCAAAAAATGGATCACTCTTGGGAACCGCAAAAGCTTCTTTTCTGAGTGGGAGGAAACTGAAGGTGAACAGTTTGACAGCACCAGTTGGAGCACGATCCAGCACTACAGTGTGTGCAGTTGCTGATCCTGATAGGCCTCTGTGGTTCCCAGGAAGCACTCCTCCTCCATGGCTAGATGGCAGTTTGCCAGGGGATTTTGGCTTTGATCCTCTCGGTCTTT CATCTGATCCTGAGAGCTTGAGATGGAATGTTCAGGCAGAGCTGGTGCACTGCAGATGGGCCATGTTGGGTGCTGCTGGCATTTTCATCCCAGAATTCCTCACAAAGATTGGTGTCCTTAACACCCCTTCATGGTACACTGCTGGAGAGTTGGAGTATTTCACAGACACTACCACACTCTTCGTAGTTGAGCTCTTTTTCATTGGGTGGGCTGAGGGCAGAAGATGGGCTGACATCATCAAGCCAGGCTCTGTCAACACTGACCCCATCTTTCCCAACAACAAGCTCACAGGAACCGATGTTGGGTACCCAGGTGGGCTTTGGTTTGATCCACTTGGCTGGGGAAGTGGTTCTCCAGAGAAGCTCAAGGAGTTGAGAACAAAGGAGATCAAGAATGGGAGGTTGGCCATGTTGGCTGTGATGGGTGCATGGTTCCAGCACATATACACTGGCACTGGTCCTATTGACAACCTCTTTGCTCACCTTGCAGATCCAGGCCATGCTACTATTTTTGCT GCTTTCACTCCCAAGTGA